The following proteins come from a genomic window of Sebastes fasciatus isolate fSebFas1 chromosome 6, fSebFas1.pri, whole genome shotgun sequence:
- the LOC141769975 gene encoding ADAMTS-like protein 2: MRVWSWEQCGETGVVLLGFLTLAVSVGSPSSARGLQEDGVASNSLEEELEVTTYWWGEWAKWTACTRACGGGVMSQERHCLKQRKKVAAGKDNMTCTGTAKKYHLCNTEECPAAGRSFREEQCWSFNSQLYNGRNYQWKPLYPDDYVHISSNPCDLHCTTTDGQRQLMVTARDGTSCKYSSYRGVCVDGKCEPIGCDGVLFSSNTLDKCGVCQGDGSSCSRVNGNFRRGATTLGYSFITQIPEGSWDIQIIERKKSADVLAVTDQAGNFFFNGGYKVDTPQNFHAAGAVFKYRRPMDVYETGIEYIVVKGPIDQAINILVWNQNGRTPYITYEYTVLRDSLPPVPPPPVYTGSDTSAGEVSVEVGGLLAANSSIYDQAAPESQLEPGGADGQKGEETNEVYEETAAIDCDQDGAAAPKFTEGNSSHTGSTANPAPAGGPLDTEPDSPNLIWRVLLDGRIGPDELLINISTNQLLTEGDSLFSSEVGLAAEVEDLSSLEQDGPFGVNETLEFTLGRKRNDSGDGSFQNKTVQSGGRTSGRSNRTRGNQRIYQKNLKLSPADMYRWKLSSQEPCSMTCSIGVSKSFVTCIRYDGVEVHDMYCDALTRPEPVHDFCIGRECQPRWEASSWSECSRTCGEGFQFRQVRCWKMLSPGLDSSVYSDLCTMADLERPVERRPCKSPACGPQWEVAEWTECPAKCGRKAQVSRDVRCSDETRPCDPMTKPPNVKNCTGPPCERQWTVSEWGPCSGPCGQGKTVRHVYCKAPEGRVVPETQCSEEDKPLAIHPCGERECVPHWLSQDWERCNTTCGRGVKRKLVQCVGISDGKFQTLDDEACGGSEKPEEENTCFERPCFKWYTTPWSECTKTCGVGVRMRDVKCYQGRELVRGCDPLTKPVAKQTCTLQPCPTEPPDESCQDRPSTNCLLALKVNLCSHWYYSKACCHSCRALRPPTS, translated from the exons ATGAGGGTGTGGTCGTGGGAACAGTGCGGGGAGACGGGCGTGGTCCTGCTGGGCTTCCTGACGCTGGCGGTGTCTGTGGGGAGCCCATCGTCCGCCAGGGGGCTGCAg gaggACGGCGTGGCGTCCAACagtctggaggaggagctggaggtgaCCACGTACTGGTGGGGGGAGTGGGCCAAGTGGACAGCCTGCACTCGAGCCTGTGGAGGAGgggtgatgtcacaggagagacACTGCCTCAAACAGAG AAAGAAAGTGGCTGCTGGGAAAGACAACATGACCTGTACAGGAACTGCTAAGAAATATCATCTCTGCAACACTGAG GAATGTCCTGCCGCTGGGAGGAGCTTCAGAGAGGAGCAGTGCTGGTCCTTCAACTCCCAGCTTTACAATGGGAGGAACTACCAGTGGAAACCTCTGTATCCTG ACGACTACGTTCACATCTCCAGTAACCCCTGCGACCTCCACTGCACCACGACCGACGGCCAGAGGCAGCTGATGGTGACGGCACGAGACGGCACGTCCTGCAAGTACAGCAGCTACCGCGGCGTCTGCGTGGACGGTAAGTGTGAG CCAATCGGGTGTGACGGAGTACTGTTTTCCTCCAACACCTTGGATAAGTGTGGAGTCTGCCAGGGAGacggcagcagctgcagcagagtcAACGGAAACTTCCGCCGTGGGGCCACGACTCTGG GTTACTCTTTCATCACTCAAATCCCTGAAGGATCATGGGACATCCAGATCATTGAGAGGAAGAAGTCTGCCGATGTTCTAG CTGTGACCGACCAGGCGGGTAACTTCTTCTTTAACGGGGGCTACAAGGTGGACACCCCCCAGAACTTCCACGCAGCAGGCGCCGTCTTCAAGTACCGCCGGCCCATGGATGTGTACGAGACCGGGATCGAGTACATCGTCGTTAAAGGCCCCATCGACCAGGCCATCAATATTCTG GTGTGGAACCAGAACGGCCGCACGCCGTACATCACTTACGAATACACCGTCCTCCGAGACTCCCTGCCAcccgtccctcctcctcccgtcTACACCGGATCAGACACCTCAGCCGGAGAGGTCTCAGTGGAAGTGGGGGGTCTGCTGGCCGCTAACAGCAGCATTTATGACCAGGCGGCCCCCGAGAGCCAGTTGGAGCCGGGAGGCGCCGACGGGCAGAAGGGCGAAGAGACCAACGAGGTGTACGAGGAGACGGCGGCCATCGACTGCGACCAGGACGGAGCAGCTGCTCCAAAATTTACAG AAGGAAACAGCAGCCACACAGGCAGCACTGCCAACCCCGCCCCGGCCGGTGGGCCCCTGGATACGGAACCAGACTCCCCGAACCTCATCTGGAGGGTGCTGCTGGACGGCCGGATCGGCCCCGACGAGCTGCTCATCAACATCTCCACCAATCAGCTGCTGACGGAGGGAGACAGTTTGTTCTCGTCGGAGGTGGGACTGGCAGCGGAGGTGGAGGACCTGAGCAGCCTGGAGCAAGACGGGCCGTTTGGCGTCAACGAGACGCTGGAGTTCACTCTGGGTCGCAAACGCAACGACAGCGGGGACGGCTCCTTCCAGAACAAGACGGTGCAGAGCGGTGGGAGGACCTCCGGCCGCTCCAACAGAACCAG GGGGAATCAAAGGATCTACCAGAAGAACCTGAAGCTGAGTCCTGctgacatgtaccgctggaaaCTTTCCTCTCAGGAGCCCTGCAGCATGACCTGCTCTATAG GAGTGTCCAAGTCCTTCGTCACATGTATCCGTTATGACGGCGTTGAGGTGCACGACATGTACTGTGACGCTCTGACCAGACCGGAGCCGGTCCACGACTTCTGTATTGGGAGAGAATGTCAGCCCAG ATGGGAGGCGAGCAGCTGGAGCGAGTGCTCCAGGACCTGCGGGGAGGGTTTCCAGTTTCGTCAGGTTCGCTGCTGGAAGATGCTCTCGCCGGGCCTGGACAGCTCCGTCTACAGCGACCTCTGCACGATGGCCGACCTGGAGAGACCCGTGGAGAGACGACCCTGCAAGAGCCCCGCCTGCGGCCCGCAGTGGGAGGTGGCCGAGTGGACCGAG TGTCCTGCTAAATGTGGACGGAAAGCCCAGGTGAGCCGCGATGTCCGCTGCTCTGATGAAACCCGACCATGTGACCCGATGACCAAACCGCCAAATGTCAAAAACTGCACCGGTCCGCCCTGCGAACGCCAATGGACTGTGTCTGAGTGGGGGCCT TGCTCGGGGCCGTGCGGCCAGGGGAAGACGGTGCGTCACGTGTACTGCAAGGCCCCCGAGGGTCGCGTGGTTCCTGAGACCCAGTGCTCCGAGGAGGACAAGCCGCTGGCCATCCACCCCTGTGGGGAGAGAGAATGTGTTCCACACTGGCTGAGCCAAGACTGGGAGAGG tgTAACACAACCTGCGGGCGTGGCGTGAAGCGAAAGCTCGTCCAGTGCGTCGGCATCAGTGACGGAAAGTTCCAGACGCTTGACGACGAGGCGTGCGGCGGCAGCGAGAAGCCCGAAGAGGAAAACACCTGCTTTGAGAGGCCGTGCTTCAAATGGTACACCACCCCCTGGTCTGAG TGCACTAAGACGTGTGGCGTGGGCGTGAGGATGAGGGACGTCAAGTGTTACCAGGGCAGGGAGCTGGTCCGAGGTTGCGACCCCCTCACCAAACCGGTGGCCAAACAGACCTGTACTCTGCAGCCCTGCCCCACGGAGCCGCCAG ATGAGAGCTGCCAGGATCGTCCCTCCACCAACTGCCTGCTGGCGCTGAAGGTAAACCTGTGCAGCCACTGGTACTACAGCAAGGCCTGCTGCCACTCCTGCCGCGCCCTCCGACCTCCAACCTCCTAG